ATTTTGATGCCCCACTAAAGGGTGTGAAACATAGAAGTCCGTTGTGTTAAGTTAGACCCATGCGTTGGTCCTACAGTATAGCCAGCTTCAAAGGATTTGTACCTTTTTTGCATTGCAGTAACATTTGCATTGGAGAACCATACTTATTTGTTATAGTGATGGCTATTGAACAGCTCTCGTCATTTATTTTTGTCTGCAGACACAAATCCAATGCTTCGTAATGGTGAGACTGGTGACTGGATTGGGACTTTTCAAGGTCATAAGGGTGCTGTTTGGAGCTGTTGTCTTGACAGAAACGCTCTGCTTGCTGCATCTGCTTCAGCTGACTTTTCAGCGTACGGTTTTCTTATCCTGTGAAGTTCCAGTGGGCATTGGTGTTAATttcattttccttcttttttttttctttgacaaAATTAGATGCATCCTCACTACTGTATCAAATTATGCTTATTTGATGGATAATTTCTATATTTGCATTCTTGATTTGCTTCCTGAGACGTGAATTGCTGATACATGAATTAGATGTGTTACATACATCTGGCCAGTCTGATCTGAATTGAGTTCATGACTTCATGGTATCTAGTGTTATCAGATTTACCATGGAAAAAAGGGAATCTGACAGTAACTTTGAACGCAATCATATTTGTACAGGAGGCATTTGTACTCACATGTGTTAGGCAATTATTTGCCACCCTCAACATCTGTCCTTAATTTATTTAACCATCATGCGAACATAGTTGAGACTTGAATAAGTATGCTGACCTGGAAAACTTTGTTCATAAATGATTTTGTTACTACTATACATCTGGATGAGGAATATATAGTGGTTGCATAATTTTTGTTTCTGAACATCATTAAACAGTTGGGGTGAGGAAACCAGAAACTTCACGATGATCATTTGGGCTAGAAGAATTCAGGAAAGGGTTGGGGACAGTACATAGAGCAGTGAAAAAGTTTGGGTATGATATTTTCTTAGGATTTTGAAGTTAAGTTGCCTGCCATTGTCATCATCATAATCTATAGAGTTTTGAAACAACGATGTAGTACACGATTCAGGTTAGCAATTATGGTGCTTATAAGTAGGTTTTATTAATGAGGAAGTTTCAGGTGCACAAGAACATGCACGCAAACACAATCTTGTTCATCAGATCCTATCTGGATGGCCCAAGTGATAGGTGGGGATTCCCCATCCCTCGTATGCACCTTCTGATTTGACAAAGTCAGATTGGGCCTAAGCCAGCCCAAGTGGGATGGGAAATTCCCACATCCCATTTGGGCCACCTAGATCAGATCCAATGAATGAGATTGAGTTGGTGCATGTCCACCAATATAGCCTTGTCCACCTTATACTTCCTCTTGATAAATTCAGTGTAATATCCAATTTCCTGCAAAGAAATAACTGGCATGTTTCCAAGAAAGAATGGCTGTCGGTGACATTTTAGTTCTTTAATGTTAATGCCAAGTACCCAGAGATGTTTCTATGTTCATTCATGGTTTCAGCTTGCTCTGTTACTAACTATATGTTGTTGATACCTTATTTTTTCAGTAAAGTATGGGATGCACTAACTGGTGATGAGCTACATTCATTTGAACACAAGCATATAGTCCGGGCCTGTGCCTATTCTGAGGTGATACTTGCTGAAACTTATTTTGTCCCCATGTTATGATGACATCTATGTTGATGAAACCATGATTGTCAGTTCTGGAGTTTGGGTTCCCCCTGAAGCGATGTTGTGCTGCattcttttcatttttctcGAATATGGTGCCCATTGGTTTGAATTATTTGGTTGTTACATTAAAGCTAGGTAGCACCGATACGGATACGTGTATTGGTATTGGACTGATACGGATATGCTATTTTCTCAGGAAACCCAATACACGGATACGatttactatttaaaaaaaacactaataAGTTACTACCTTGTTCTGCTCCAAGTCTCCAACTCTAGTCTCCAACTTGTATCTGGCTAGGAGCTACCACTAGCTAATACCTAATAGATTGATGTGTGGCGGCGGCATGGGCTTCATCATCGTCCTCATGCCGTTGGGGTTGGACAAGCCGGCGAGGGAGGCTGCTTCGATGACAACCACAACCCCAAACGTTGTCTCGCAGCCACTGCCCCCACAGTACTGCTTGCCTGCCGCCTCCCGCACACGGTCACTCAATCACCGACGgtcaaaaatcaaaagaacGGGGATGGGAAGAAAGGAGGAAAAGGGGGAGCCAGGGGGGAGAGGAACTCACCGCCGGCAAGTGGTGGAGGGCGTCGTCGCCGACGTTGTGGAAGTGGTGGTGACAGGCGAGAGGGAGGCATGGGAGATGCGGCTGGGAGTGGGAAATGTGGGTAGGAGATGCAATATTATTAGGTTATGCGGCTAGGAGATGTGATTGGGCTATACTGGACTGGGTCATATCCTAAATGTATCCCacaagtatccaaggagtatccaaattttcaatatttatttttattcggATACTCGGCAGATATGTATCCGTCAAGTATCCGGCACCTATCTGTATCGGATAGGGTATCCGATACTGATACATGGCCGTTTGGAAGTATCGGTATTTCAGAGCATTAAAGCCTTGTCCTAATTTGATATGCCTGCTGCAATTATTGGTATCTGAAAAATGTATTGGTCGTATGGTTGATTTATATCAATCAGCACATCTTACTTAGTAATATCTGTTTGCTTTTTAACTATATACTCCTAGTCCAAATTAATTGCCATTTTAGCTCCTTGCACATAGAACAGGAGCTAATGCTTTCACATGGCTTACCCCTATTAATTGTATATTCATCACTCACACCGCTGCCTGTAGGAAATTTATGGGGTATTCACTGCAAAATGTTGCCTGCGAAGCCTGCAGACAAGTATTTACAAACTAAAATCAATAAGTAAAAACATATACTGCTTTAGTTTAGCTGGCCTTTATGTCTTGtcttgtctcttttttttcatgCTCTAGTAGTCAATTGGAGCTGTCCTTCATAGGTCACTTTCAGCCTGATTTATATTGTTGATGGTGCTGCAGGATACCCACCTGTTACTCACTGGAGGCATGGAAAAGATTTTGCGTGTGTATGATATGAATCGTCCTGATGCAGCTCCAAGAGAGCTTGACAAATCACCTGGTTCTGTCCGAACTGTTGCTTGGCTTCATAGTGACCAAACAATATTAAGTTCCTGCACTGATATGGGTGGAGTAAGGTGTGCGCGCGCGAAAGAAATGCCTTAATTTAATAATAGATATGGCTACTAGTTGGCCATATAAGTTTTGTTTTAGTACAGCCTCATTGCTCTTAATTAATTTCACTGCACAGGCTATGGGATGTGAGGAGTGAAAAAATTGTCCAAACTCTTGAAACCAAGGCACCTGTCACTAGTGCAGAAGTAAGCCATGATGGCAGGTTCATCACTACTGCTGATGGCTCAAGTGTAAAATTTTGGGATGCGAATCAGTAAGTTTCTTGTATCGTCATTGTCATCATTTGAATTGATAGTCCTTTCCAACAAACGTTTTGATGTTTTTTCATCAGCTTTGGGCTTGTTAAAAGTTATGAAATGCCATGCACTGTGGAGTCAGCTTCACTTGAACCAAAGTCTGGGAGCAAATTTGTCGCTGGAGGAGAAGATCTGTGGGTTCATGTATTTGATTTCTTCACTGGTGAAGAAATAGGCAAGTTTTTCTGTTTTAGCTCTGTCCTGCAGTCTCGGCGTAGCTTTGCATATACAAAATAAAGTTAGCAATATATTTATGTTTGGCTTTTGATGTTGTCACGATTAGAGCTGTTAGAAACGTTCTCAGTTGTGTGTTCTGGTGTTTTAGCTTCAAAGCCTGCCCCCTAACTCATAGGTCTACAGCACAATTAATACTGCTTAGCAAAAATTCTGTACTCACAAGTACTCCTTCATTTCTTGAGTGCTGGGCTTCTGTACCCCTGGTTGCACATCATTCCAGAAAAGGATTGGTGTTGCAGGGTTCATCTCACCTGTGGCCTCTGAATCACTGGTCTATTCAAATATTTGAAGCTATATTTGCTTGATAATCACtgattttggtttattgatAAATATTTGCAGACAGTATCTTGATACCATTTATGTTCAGTGTTGTTTTTTTCTCAAGTTGAAAAGGATTTGTCGTGTTACAGTTTTAGTCTTGTAGCAATGTATCTTGGCCCAGTGCGCTCTTGTCGCATCTTTGGTATTTCTATGGGAGATGGGCTATGACCTTTTTAGGCTTTTACTCCATTGTGCTTTCCATTCCTGGTATAACTCATTGTCTCTATGACATGCAGCTTGTAACAAAGGGCATCATGGTCCAGTCCACTGTGTCCGGTTTGCACCTGGTGGTGAATCATATGCATCAGGATCGGAAGATGGCACCATCCGGATCTGGCAGCTGAACCCGGCTAATGCTGATGATATTGAGGTGCCCATTGCAAATGGCAAGGCGAATGTTGGGGTAGACGAGGTCGCACAGAAGATTGAAGGATTCCACATCCCCAAGGAGGGGCAGACCGAGGGGTAGGATTGCATCTTTGTCGTGCTTAGCGGCGTTAGTGCATATTGGAAGATGATTGCCATCAGAGCCGTGCTCATTCAGTTTCTCCCTTGATCTTCAATGCCTGTTTGCAATCCAAGGGTGGCCTGGCTTCTCAGCACTGGGGAAAAAACATATCCCTCGTGAGCATATGGTGGTGGGTTTTTGTATGGGACTCTCGCTTTGATAGACACTATAAACATAGCATCTGTAGTGTCAAAATAAACCATGGGGAAATGCAAGTTGGGTAGTTTAGATACCATGTCTGCGTTCACAAAAGTGAAGTATTTGTATCGCCGCTGGTAACCCTGATTCAATTGTCATTGTGTTGAGTGTTGACCCCATTTTTTTGCCTCACCCTTCGATACCGTACAATGCATTGGCTTACTGAATGTTGATTTTGTGACTTCGAGATCGGATTGCCGATTTTGGATGTAGCTGATCATTTTCTTCGTCCTGAAGTACCTCAAGAGCATCGTGCCCAACATGTGGCGGGTCCTTGTTCGCATGGCTTGAGCTCCACCGAACATGCTCTTGTTATGGTTGCCAAGAACATGCGGCACTGCTGACCAGTGGCCACAACCAGATTCGCAGATCTTACTACAGCATTTGGGCGCATGTTATTGTTCTCGTATCTGAAATTCATAATTGGTTTGGGTATCGCATAAGGACGACCTTTTTTCCCCGTGGACATCTCGGATATGGCATCGGCGCATATTTGTTATATACAAAGTACATCATCCTCGTCACTGCACTCGCAAAAAGGAATCGCAACACATGCCCCGCCATGTGAACCGTCCCGTGCTGGTGTTCCACAACCCTTTCCGCGATCGTTTCCGGCTGTGGAGTCCCTGTTCAGACCAGTGGCCATCTCATCATTGGGACTTGTTGTGACACCGTAGGTACTATTATCAAGTCTTCGTTTTGTTCAGCGTAAGTGGGAAGAATTTTTCACCACAGTGCTGTTGTGTTGTCATGGACCTGAACGCATGCATACTGTAACGCAAAGGACATTCTTGCTGTCTTGCAATTTTGATTTTGGGCAAACTGGGTTTCTCGCAAAAACTCATCATATCCCCTGCACAAGTGCTTCGTTTTGTGTCGGCCTCGCGTGGCGTCACAGGACGTTGTAAGCTTCTGCACTGCTCCGTGCaacaaggagaaagaaaaaaacgtCGTTCGCTGTCCGTTCCAGCGAgcctgcactgcactgcactgcagcACCCAGAGGGGAGCAGCAGGATGTGGTTGGCAATTGCAGAGCCTGCACTTCTGCAGCCACAGAAGGCACAAGGCAGGCAGGCACGCAGGTTACAAATTGGCCAGATGCGGAGTCAGGGTTACAAATTGGCCAGATGCGGAGTCAGGGTTACAAATTGGCCAGATGCGGAGTCCGGTCCTGACTCCTGACCTTTGCAGTTCACGCTTGCCTATTAGCTGGATTTACGTGCATGTTTTACTATGTCTTGTGAATTTTGATCATGCAATGATCTCTACGGGTCTGTTCATTTTGTATATATAGATGATTACAACCGTGACTAACTTGGAGTCTACGGCAAGGCTTGAAGTATGCAGACTCCAATTAGGATTACAACTTTGGCATACTAAACCGAACATAACTATTTCTCGTAACAACCTCCCTCAATCTGGACGTGGTGAAACTACGTTAAGATTGCTTCAAAATCTTTGATATGATTGGACTGCAAGCGGCTTGGTCATGATATCAGCAAGCTGGTCTTTGGTAGAAATAATTCGCACGTCTAAATCTTTGCTGGCCACTCGTTCACGAACAAAGTGGTAATCTACTTCAATATGTTTAATCCGTGCATGGAAGACAGGATTTGCTGACAAATATGTCGCCCCAAGGTTGTCACACCATAAACTAGGAGCTCTCTCTTGCTTAATACCGAGTTCTCTAAGCAAGACCTGTATCCAGATTATTTCTGCCGTGGCATTAGCAACAGATTTGTACTCTGCTTCTGTACTTGATCTAGATACTGTAGATTGTTTTCTTGAACTCCATGAGACCAAGTTACACCCAATAAAGATAGCATACCCTCCTGTGCTTCGTTGATCATCTATATTACCAGCCCAGTCGGCGTCAGAAAAAGCACTTAATAGGGATGAACTTGACTTCTGAATAGCAAGACCATGCTTAGATGTCTCTTTTAAATACCTCAAAATTCTTTTGACTGCAGCCCAATGCACGGTAGTAGGAGATGCTAGAAACTGACACACCTTATTCACACAGAAGGCAATGTCCGGGCGAGTAAGAGTCAAATATTGCAAAGCCCCAACTATGCTTCTATAGCGTGTAGCATCCTCATCCGACAATTTTTCACCATCAAACTGAGACAATTTGTTGGTTACTGTCATAGGAGTAAATATCCCCTTGgctttgagcatatttatcctttGTAGAAGATCTTGTATATATTTTTGCTGAGTCAAAACAATTCCATCTGAAATTGTACTCACTTCTATACCAAGAAAATAGCTCAACTTGCCAAGATCCTTGACAGCAAAATCTTCTTGAAGCTGGTGAAGTAGCTTATCCGTAGCTAAGGAGGAGGAACTCACAataattatatcatcaacataaataagCATGTACATTTGTATCCCTCCCTTGTTGAAAATAAACAGAGAAACATTAGCATTAGAAGCTATAAAACCCAACTGCAACAGCTTAGTACTTAAGCGTGAAAACCATGCACGGGGAGCTTGTTTCAAGCCATACAAAGATTTATCCAGCTTGCAAAGATATTGAGGAAACTTAGCATCTTCATAACCAGGTGGCTGTCTCATATAaacctcttcatcaagaaagcCATGCAGAAAAGCATTCTGAATATCAATTTGTCTCAATATCCAACCTCGAGATATAGCAAGAGACAATAGAACTCGAATAGTAGTAGGCTTAACAACAGGACTAAATGTGTCTTCATAATCTATGACATGCCTTTGTTTAAAACCTTTTGCCACTAGACGAGCTTTATGACGATCAATAGAACCATCGGACCTTCTCTTCAATTTAAAAATCCACTTACAATCAATGACGTTTAATCCAGATTGAGGAGGAACCAAGTGCcaagttttattcttttgcaATGCTTGAAACTCATCATTCATGGCGCTGTGCCAAGCTGGATCTTGTAAAGCTTCATGATATAAGGTTGGCTCCATATCAGAAAGACGAATTGCAGAGTATGTGACTATGCCGTCGGTGCGAATTTTGGGGCAGCGCATACCACGAGAAAGTCTTGTCCCGTATGGATGAACAGAAAGTAGCGCCAGCCTGATTACCATCATTATTGAGCGACAGATTGTCTCCAGAAACAGCAGCTGCCACGTCTTCATCAGGTGCAGGCCCAGACAAGGCTGTCATTGACGGGCCGGCATCAGTAATCGCATCATGTCGCTGCGGAGGAGAGACGGGCGATGATGCACTCAATCCACCAGGCGCAGGATCCTCTGCAGACAAAGAGTTAGTAGCACCTGTTGCATTCGAAGGATCATAAGCCCTATCAAAGCTACTGCCAAAGAAATTTTGTAGTGCTGAGGAAGATAAAGAGGAATCCGATGAATCATGAGACTCAGTGGAAGAACGTGAGGATCTAGAGAAGGGAAAAATATTCTCATCAAAGATCACATCACGTGACAAATAAACACGCCCGGTGTCGATATCAAGACACTTATAACCTTTATGAAGAGAGCTATAGCCGAGAAAAAAACACTCTTTAGAACGGAAAGATAGTTTGTGATTATTGTATGGACGAAGATTAGGCCAACAAGCACACCCAAAAATCTTGAGCATAGAATAATTGGGTTTAGTTTGGAGCAAACGTTCTAATGGAGAGGCATTATCAATAACTCGGGAAGGTAGACGATTAATAAGATAGGTGGCAGTGAGAaaagcttcatcccaaaattttAAGGGCATATATGAATGAGCCAAAAGTGCTAGACCAGTCTCAACAATGTGTCTATGTTTTTTTTCAACGGAGCCATTTTGTTGGTGTGTATGTGGACAAGAAACACGATGTGCAATGCCAAGAGTGCGAAAGAATTGGTTGTGAAGTTTTTGATATTCACCTCCCCAATCAGACTGTACACATTTGATTTTCTTGTCTAGGAGACGCTCAACATGAGCTTGAAATTGCACAAAAATACGTTGCACTTCAGTCCTATCATGCATCAAATATATCCAAGAGAATTTGctaaaatcatcaataaagcTCACATAATATTTATATCCTCCAACAGATTGAGGTGCAGGACCCCAGACATCAGAAAAAATAAgctctagaggagatgttgacACATGAACAGATCTAGAGTATGGCAACTGATGGCTTTTGGCTAACTGACAAGCACTACACACCAACGAACTAGGCTCACACGAAGAAGGAATCTTATTAATATGCAAAATAGACTAA
The sequence above is drawn from the Phragmites australis chromosome 10, lpPhrAust1.1, whole genome shotgun sequence genome and encodes:
- the LOC133883474 gene encoding uncharacterized protein LOC133883474, whose amino-acid sequence is MEKKKVAVPLVCHGHSRPVVDLFYSPVTPDGYFLISASKDTNPMLRNGETGDWIGTFQGHKGAVWSCCLDRNALLAASASADFSAKVWDALTGDELHSFEHKHIVRACAYSEDTHLLLTGGMEKILRVYDMNRPDAAPRELDKSPGSVRTVAWLHSDQTILSSCTDMGGVRLWDVRSEKIVQTLETKAPVTSAEVSHDGRFITTADGSSVKFWDANHFGLVKSYEMPCTVESASLEPKSGSKFVAGGEDLWVHVFDFFTGEEIACNKGHHGPVHCVRFAPGGESYASGSEDGTIRIWQLNPANADDIEVPIANGKANVGVDEVAQKIEGFHIPKEGQTEG